One stretch of Candidatus Thermokryptus mobilis DNA includes these proteins:
- a CDS encoding transglycosylase SLT domain-containing protein yields the protein MHKQYRKFNKDAGHKIIVLLFSMAMILSCAGNTNVSDRGVNVIVTSEKASEEPLGDQSLEPSLWGTGNINQIREYLPLIKRYSKIYGFDWRLILAVIQQESNFDHNAVSPKGAYGLLQLMPETGEEIVSAVSHIYDYKTPEQNIVAGMHYLWTQFNRFYSRGMDSLECLKLALAAYNAGPGRVLDAQHLALYLGRNPNEWESVKLALSLLSPEYYTLHRYVWETGRPRSGYFKNYKETINYVEKILRYYEKYKRLLK from the coding sequence ATGCATAAACAATATCGTAAATTTAACAAGGATGCGGGTCATAAGATCATCGTTTTGCTTTTTAGCATGGCGATGATTTTAAGTTGCGCTGGGAATACCAATGTCTCGGATAGAGGAGTTAATGTAATTGTCACATCTGAAAAAGCGTCTGAAGAACCCCTGGGGGACCAAAGCTTAGAACCATCGTTATGGGGGACGGGGAACATAAACCAGATAAGGGAATATCTCCCATTGATAAAAAGGTATTCAAAAATTTACGGTTTTGATTGGCGTTTAATCTTGGCTGTCATTCAACAGGAATCAAACTTTGACCATAACGCAGTTAGCCCAAAGGGAGCTTATGGATTACTCCAGCTGATGCCTGAGACAGGGGAAGAAATCGTTTCAGCGGTTTCGCATATTTATGACTATAAAACACCTGAACAAAACATCGTTGCCGGGATGCATTACCTTTGGACGCAATTTAATAGATTTTATTCCCGGGGCATGGATTCACTTGAATGCTTAAAGCTTGCACTTGCTGCTTATAATGCTGGTCCGGGACGGGTGCTTGATGCTCAGCATCTTGCGCTCTATTTAGGCAGAAACCCAAACGAGTGGGAATCGGTGAAGTTGGCGTTATCTCTACTTTCACCAGAATATTACACGCTTCATAGATATGTTTGGGAGACAGGTAGACCAAGAAGTGGCTATTTCAAAAATTACAAGGAAACGATAAATTATGTTGAGAAAATTTTGAGGTATTACGAGAAGTATAAGAGGTTGTTAAAGTAA
- the dnaN gene encoding DNA polymerase III subunit beta produces the protein MRFSISSDRLKDVLTKVSAVVPSKTTLPILQDILFEVNGNTLSLSATDLEISVKVTLNPIEGEEDGAVAIPEDKLTSIIKALPEGLLLKIESLDSDRVLITTNKGGEYKIPSSSAEAFPTIPEDIAETAAFRAQIYGETLKDIIENTVFATSKEEIRPATMGVFFQFKRNEFIAVATDGYRLVKIAKKGIDFEGEDTPGVIVPAKTLQIINKSIEDEENINIAINEKHIQFSTENISIVSRLIDEKYPNYESVIPYENNKELVVERDIFLSTVKRVSIFANSTTNQIRFALDPAGYLEISAEDIDFGGSAKEVLNCTYNGEPMEIAFNAKFIIDILSHLDSENVLFKFGSPTKAAIVQPHEQSADKEILMLVMPMRLNA, from the coding sequence ATGCGATTTTCAATTTCAAGCGACAGGTTAAAGGATGTTTTAACCAAGGTAAGCGCTGTCGTCCCATCAAAAACAACCTTGCCGATACTTCAAGATATTTTATTTGAGGTAAACGGGAACACATTGAGTTTATCTGCAACAGACCTTGAAATTTCGGTTAAGGTGACTTTAAACCCGATTGAGGGTGAGGAAGATGGCGCCGTGGCAATCCCGGAGGACAAGCTTACAAGCATAATTAAAGCGCTTCCCGAAGGATTACTTTTAAAAATTGAATCCCTTGACTCGGACAGAGTTTTAATAACTACGAACAAAGGTGGAGAATATAAAATACCAAGCTCAAGTGCTGAAGCTTTCCCGACAATACCTGAAGACATAGCCGAGACGGCAGCTTTTAGGGCTCAAATTTATGGTGAAACACTGAAAGATATAATTGAAAACACTGTCTTTGCTACATCAAAAGAGGAAATAAGACCTGCTACAATGGGTGTCTTTTTCCAGTTCAAGAGAAATGAATTTATAGCGGTCGCCACCGATGGATATCGCCTTGTCAAAATCGCAAAGAAAGGAATAGACTTTGAGGGAGAAGATACCCCAGGGGTTATAGTCCCGGCGAAAACACTTCAAATAATTAACAAATCAATTGAAGATGAAGAAAACATAAACATCGCTATCAACGAAAAACATATCCAATTCTCAACTGAAAATATCTCAATCGTCTCACGCTTGATTGACGAAAAATATCCAAACTATGAAAGTGTAATCCCGTATGAAAACAACAAAGAATTGGTAGTTGAGCGTGATATCTTCCTTTCAACTGTGAAGAGGGTCTCAATTTTCGCAAACTCAACGACAAATCAAATAAGATTTGCCCTTGACCCTGCTGGGTATCTGGAAATTTCAGCGGAGGATATTGACTTTGGTGGTTCAGCCAAAGAGGTCTTAAACTGCACTTATAACGGCGAGCCGATGGAAATTGCTTTCAATGCGAAATTTATAATAGATATCTTAAGCCATCTTGACTCTGAAAATGTGCTTTTTAAATTTGGCAGTCCCACCAAAGCTGCAATAGTTCAACCACATGAGCAAAGCGCCGATAAAGAAATCTTGATGTTAGTTATGCCGATGAGATTAAACGCTTGA
- the recF gene encoding DNA replication/repair protein RecF (All proteins in this family for which functions are known are DNA-binding proteins that assist the filamentation of RecA onto DNA for the initiation of recombination or recombinational repair.), which yields MILRTIEIKNFRNHIHTKIEFSENLNLFVGGNAQGKTSILEAISYLCLTRSFNANSDSYVLNFNSNFFEVTGLFELQGGHETIIRVFFEPGRGKKVFLNKENIEKFSIIINKFPVVILAPKSKEIVLGSPDDRRKFFDLTIAQSNPAYIDELLEHKKILKQRNKILNAISAGEIKFEQGIDLLEVWDESFINQCAKITFRRLKFLKEFISFFKEAYSKFETNENPEIEYTSKVEANFDDNFDMIREFFKDMLLKLRQEEIKRGMTLVGPQRDEFIFKINGHELRRFASQGQAKSFLVSLAVAKFFYLKEKKSETPILLLDDVFGEFDIVRAQKLISIVGNVGQSFLTSTDLNFVPMFTERIKFKKFIVSSGTVQDA from the coding sequence ATGATTTTGAGGACAATAGAGATTAAAAACTTTAGAAATCACATTCACACAAAAATTGAGTTCTCTGAAAACCTGAACCTATTCGTTGGCGGTAATGCCCAGGGGAAAACAAGCATACTTGAGGCAATATCATACTTGTGTTTGACAAGAAGTTTCAATGCGAATTCCGATTCGTATGTTTTGAATTTTAATTCAAATTTTTTTGAAGTGACGGGTTTGTTTGAACTTCAAGGTGGGCACGAAACAATCATAAGGGTATTTTTTGAACCCGGGCGAGGCAAAAAAGTTTTCCTAAATAAAGAGAACATTGAAAAATTTTCAATCATAATAAATAAATTTCCAGTTGTAATACTTGCACCGAAAAGCAAAGAAATAGTTCTTGGCTCCCCGGATGATAGAAGAAAGTTTTTTGACCTGACCATTGCCCAGTCAAATCCCGCATATATTGACGAACTCCTTGAGCATAAAAAAATTCTGAAGCAGAGGAATAAAATTTTAAACGCTATTTCAGCAGGAGAAATTAAATTTGAACAGGGGATTGACTTGCTTGAGGTGTGGGACGAAAGCTTTATTAATCAGTGCGCAAAGATAACTTTCAGGCGATTGAAATTTTTGAAAGAGTTTATTTCTTTTTTCAAAGAGGCATATTCTAAATTTGAGACGAACGAAAATCCTGAGATTGAATACACAAGCAAAGTAGAAGCAAATTTTGATGATAATTTTGATATGATAAGAGAGTTCTTCAAAGATATGCTTCTCAAATTGAGGCAAGAAGAGATAAAGCGAGGGATGACGCTCGTTGGTCCGCAAAGGGATGAGTTTATTTTTAAAATAAACGGGCATGAGCTAAGACGTTTCGCCTCACAAGGACAAGCGAAGTCGTTTCTTGTCTCGCTTGCAGTAGCTAAATTTTTTTATTTGAAGGAAAAGAAATCCGAAACGCCGATTTTACTTCTTGATGATGTCTTTGGTGAGTTTGACATTGTAAGGGCACAAAAGTTAATTTCAATTGTTGGAAATGTCGGACAATCGTTTTTAACATCAACAGATTTAAATTTTGTGCCGATGTTTACAGAAAGGATTAAATTTAAAAAATTCATAGTAAGTTCGGGAACAGTTCAAGATGCGTAA
- a CDS encoding DUF721 domain-containing protein produces the protein MRKKGPTLLGEVLIELLKELGIEHKVKEEMALSCWGEVVGPYIARVSFAERVENGVLYVKVENPSWKHHLFMLRREIIKKINDHLKSNAIKEIVFIDVGQNFKNKV, from the coding sequence ATGCGTAAAAAAGGACCGACATTGCTTGGTGAAGTGCTGATTGAGCTTTTAAAAGAGCTTGGAATTGAGCACAAGGTTAAGGAGGAGATGGCGTTAAGCTGTTGGGGCGAAGTTGTAGGTCCTTACATTGCGCGCGTATCATTTGCGGAAAGAGTTGAAAATGGTGTTCTATATGTTAAGGTTGAAAATCCATCCTGGAAACATCACCTTTTTATGCTCAGAAGAGAAATTATCAAAAAGATCAACGATCATCTCAAATCCAATGCGATAAAAGAAATTGTTTTCATTGATGTCGGTCAAAATTTTAAAAACAAAGTTTGA
- the gyrB gene encoding DNA topoisomerase (ATP-hydrolyzing) subunit B produces the protein MKLKYESKKPSNGDGSEYTAEAIHVLKGLEAVRKRPAMYIGDVGVRGLHHLVYEVVDNSIDEALAGFCKNIEVVINKDGSVSVTDDGRGIPVDIHPEEKKSALEIVMTVLHAGGKFDKRVYKVSGGLHGVGVSVVNALSEWLVAEVYRDGKIYRQKYERGVPVTPVEVVGTTDKRGTKVTFLPDKLIFKNTKFDFERLSERMRELAFLNPDVTITLEDKRTGQKEVFHYTGGIVEFVKYVNSTKKPLHSDVIYITGEREGVYVDVGIQYTDEYMDTILSYVNDINTIEGGTHVSGFKAALTRTLNTYAQKNNLLKSKVELIGDDFREGLTAIISVKVPEPQFEGQTKTKLGNSEVKSIVESIVADGLMEYLEHNPTTARKILEKCIRAAEAREAARKARELVRRKNALDSSGLPGKLADCSINDPELTEIFIVEGDSAGGSAKQARDRQFQAILPIKGKILNVEKARLHKILENQEIRAIVQALGTGIGEDDFDPNKVRYGKIILMCDADVDGSHIRTLLLTFFYRYMRGLIEAGRVYIAQPPLYKVKKGKLEFYAYSDEEREQIIERLKQEKEQGEITVTRFKGLGEMNPEQLWETTMDPEKRTLLQVTIENAAEADRIFSILMGSDVEPRKKFIEKNAKFVRNLDI, from the coding sequence ATGAAATTGAAGTATGAGAGCAAGAAACCTTCAAATGGAGATGGCAGTGAATATACAGCTGAAGCGATCCATGTTTTAAAAGGTCTTGAAGCAGTAAGAAAAAGACCAGCGATGTATATAGGAGATGTTGGCGTGAGAGGATTGCATCACCTTGTTTATGAGGTCGTTGACAACAGCATTGACGAAGCACTTGCTGGTTTCTGTAAAAACATTGAAGTTGTTATAAATAAAGATGGCTCGGTTAGCGTAACCGACGATGGGCGCGGAATACCCGTTGATATTCACCCTGAGGAAAAGAAGTCAGCACTTGAAATTGTGATGACGGTTTTACACGCCGGTGGAAAATTTGATAAAAGAGTTTATAAGGTCTCTGGCGGATTGCACGGCGTTGGTGTGTCAGTTGTAAATGCCCTTTCGGAATGGCTTGTCGCTGAGGTATATAGAGATGGGAAAATTTATAGACAAAAATATGAGCGTGGTGTCCCAGTTACTCCCGTTGAGGTTGTCGGGACAACGGATAAAAGAGGAACAAAGGTAACTTTCTTGCCAGATAAATTGATTTTTAAGAATACGAAATTTGATTTTGAGCGTCTTTCTGAAAGGATGAGAGAGCTTGCATTTCTAAATCCTGATGTTACGATAACCCTTGAAGATAAAAGAACCGGGCAAAAGGAAGTTTTCCATTATACAGGTGGAATTGTTGAATTTGTCAAGTATGTTAATTCAACGAAGAAGCCACTTCACTCGGATGTGATTTATATAACTGGTGAAAGGGAAGGCGTTTATGTTGATGTCGGCATTCAATACACAGACGAGTATATGGACACAATTTTATCCTATGTGAATGATATAAACACAATTGAAGGCGGAACCCATGTCAGCGGTTTCAAGGCAGCATTGACAAGGACATTAAACACATACGCTCAAAAGAATAATCTTTTGAAGTCAAAGGTTGAGCTTATAGGTGATGACTTCAGAGAAGGATTGACCGCTATTATAAGCGTTAAAGTTCCCGAACCACAATTTGAGGGTCAGACGAAAACAAAACTTGGAAATAGCGAAGTAAAAAGTATAGTTGAGTCAATAGTAGCTGATGGTTTGATGGAATATCTTGAACATAATCCGACAACGGCGAGGAAAATCCTTGAAAAATGTATAAGGGCAGCTGAGGCAAGGGAAGCAGCTCGTAAGGCGAGGGAACTTGTTAGACGAAAAAACGCTCTTGACTCAAGCGGTTTGCCCGGAAAACTTGCCGATTGCTCAATAAATGACCCTGAATTGACAGAAATTTTCATCGTTGAGGGCGACTCAGCTGGTGGTAGTGCAAAGCAAGCGAGAGATAGACAATTCCAAGCGATTTTACCGATAAAAGGTAAAATTTTAAATGTTGAGAAAGCACGACTTCACAAGATACTTGAAAACCAGGAGATAAGAGCGATTGTCCAAGCTCTTGGCACCGGAATAGGCGAAGACGATTTTGACCCGAATAAAGTAAGATATGGGAAGATAATTTTAATGTGCGATGCTGATGTTGATGGAAGCCATATAAGGACGCTTCTTTTGACATTCTTTTATCGTTATATGAGGGGATTGATTGAAGCTGGCAGAGTTTACATAGCTCAGCCTCCCCTTTACAAGGTAAAGAAAGGTAAACTTGAGTTTTATGCGTATAGTGATGAGGAGAGGGAGCAAATAATTGAACGATTGAAACAGGAGAAAGAGCAAGGTGAAATAACTGTAACAAGATTCAAAGGTCTTGGTGAGATGAACCCCGAACAGCTTTGGGAGACAACGATGGACCCAGAGAAAAGGACATTGCTTCAGGTTACAATTGAAAACGCAGCCGAAGCGGATAGAATATTCTCAATCCTTATGGGAAGCGATGTTGAACCGAGGAAAAAGTTTATTGAGAAGAACGCGAAGTTTGTCAGAAACCTTGACATTTAA
- the gyrA gene encoding DNA gyrase subunit A, whose product MATIQEKIQPVEIEEEIKYSYLDYAMSVIVSRALPDVRDGLKPVQRRVLYTMYELGLLHNRPYKKCARIVGETLGKYHPHGDAAVYDTLVRLAQDFTMRYPLVDGQGNFGSVDGDSPAAMRYTEARLSAIAEEMLQDIEKNTVDFRPNFDETLKEPEVLPTILPNLLVNGSSGIAVGMATNIPPHNLNEIVDGLIALLKNPDLPVEKLMRYIKGPDFPTGGIIVGLSGIKEAYTTGKGRIIVRAKASIENYKGRSRIVITEIPYQVNKASLIEKIAELVQERKIEDISDIRDESDKDGMRIVIELRRDAQPEVVLNNLYKHTNLQTTFGVIMLALVNGVPKILNLKEMMNEFINFRLNVIVRRTKFELDDAEKRAHILEGLKIALDNIDEIVELIKKSKDPETAKVNLMKKFKLSEIQAKAILDMRLQRLTGLERSKVESEYKEMIKLIEKLKSILRSKELQKELIHEELLKLKEKYGDERRTLIIEGEEDFSVEDLIAEEDVVITITHNGFIKRYPVSGYRRQNRGGKGITAAVTKDDDFIEHMFVASTHHYIIFFTDKGRAYSLKVHEIPEGSRASRGRSISHLIRKEPDEKVTAFVAVKEFNENLFVTMVTKTGLVKKVPLMEFATTRKTGLIAINLNRGDRLVDARLTDGGQDLIIGTRKGIAIRFNEKDIRPMGRQAAGVRGIKLEKDDEVIGMIAVKRAGTTILVVTEKGFGKRSELNDYRVTHRGGKGIITVKVNDKTGDMVAIKEVLDNDDVMIVTTKGYLIRQHIKDIKIMSRQAQGVKLIKLNHGDTIASVASVISEDEED is encoded by the coding sequence ATGGCGACGATTCAAGAGAAAATCCAGCCAGTTGAGATTGAGGAGGAGATAAAGTATTCATATCTTGATTATGCTATGTCGGTTATCGTATCGCGGGCTTTACCCGATGTCCGCGATGGTTTAAAGCCCGTTCAAAGGCGAGTTCTTTACACTATGTATGAGCTCGGTCTTTTACACAATAGACCTTACAAAAAGTGCGCAAGGATAGTTGGAGAAACACTTGGTAAATATCACCCACATGGTGATGCAGCTGTATATGACACGCTTGTTCGTCTTGCACAGGATTTCACAATGCGTTATCCCCTTGTTGATGGTCAAGGAAACTTTGGCTCAGTTGATGGTGATTCACCAGCTGCTATGAGATACACCGAGGCGAGATTATCAGCCATAGCCGAAGAGATGCTTCAAGATATTGAGAAAAATACGGTTGATTTCAGACCAAATTTTGATGAAACTCTGAAAGAACCCGAAGTCCTCCCGACAATTTTACCAAATCTCCTTGTCAATGGCTCAAGTGGAATAGCTGTTGGAATGGCAACGAATATACCTCCTCATAACTTAAACGAAATAGTTGATGGGCTTATAGCACTTTTGAAAAATCCTGACCTTCCAGTTGAGAAACTGATGAGATATATCAAAGGACCGGATTTCCCAACAGGTGGTATAATAGTTGGCTTGTCAGGTATAAAAGAGGCTTACACAACCGGGAAAGGTAGGATAATTGTCCGTGCGAAGGCGAGCATTGAAAATTACAAGGGACGTTCAAGGATTGTAATAACCGAGATCCCGTATCAAGTAAATAAAGCGTCTTTGATTGAGAAGATAGCCGAGCTTGTTCAAGAAAGGAAAATAGAGGACATATCAGACATAAGGGATGAATCAGATAAAGACGGGATGAGAATTGTGATTGAACTGAGAAGGGATGCTCAACCGGAAGTCGTCCTTAACAATCTTTACAAGCATACTAATTTGCAAACGACCTTTGGAGTCATAATGCTTGCGCTTGTCAATGGTGTGCCTAAGATTTTAAACTTGAAGGAGATGATGAATGAGTTCATAAACTTCAGATTGAATGTGATTGTAAGAAGGACGAAGTTTGAGCTTGATGATGCGGAAAAAAGAGCACATATACTTGAGGGTCTTAAGATAGCCCTTGACAACATAGATGAAATAGTTGAACTTATAAAGAAGTCAAAAGACCCGGAGACGGCAAAGGTAAATCTTATGAAAAAATTTAAACTTTCGGAGATTCAAGCTAAGGCGATACTTGATATGAGATTACAGCGTTTGACGGGACTTGAAAGAAGCAAAGTTGAAAGTGAATATAAAGAGATGATCAAATTGATTGAGAAATTGAAAAGCATTTTAAGAAGCAAGGAGTTGCAGAAAGAGTTGATACACGAAGAGCTGTTGAAGTTGAAGGAGAAATATGGGGATGAAAGGAGAACTTTGATAATAGAGGGCGAGGAGGACTTTAGCGTTGAGGATTTGATAGCTGAGGAAGATGTCGTCATAACGATAACTCATAATGGTTTCATAAAGCGTTATCCAGTGAGCGGTTATAGGAGACAAAACAGAGGTGGAAAGGGAATAACAGCAGCTGTAACTAAAGATGATGACTTCATTGAGCATATGTTTGTTGCTTCAACTCATCATTACATAATTTTCTTCACTGACAAAGGAAGAGCATATTCACTTAAAGTTCACGAAATTCCAGAGGGAAGCAGAGCTTCAAGGGGTCGTTCAATTTCACACTTGATAAGGAAAGAACCCGATGAAAAGGTCACAGCTTTTGTTGCGGTTAAAGAATTCAATGAGAATCTCTTTGTCACGATGGTCACAAAGACGGGACTGGTTAAAAAAGTTCCACTTATGGAGTTTGCCACGACTAGGAAGACAGGGCTGATAGCTATAAATCTAAATCGTGGCGATCGGCTCGTTGATGCTCGTCTTACCGACGGTGGACAGGATTTGATAATAGGAACAAGGAAGGGAATAGCGATAAGGTTTAACGAAAAGGATATAAGACCGATGGGGAGACAAGCTGCGGGCGTGAGAGGAATTAAACTTGAAAAAGATGATGAAGTGATCGGAATGATAGCTGTTAAAAGAGCTGGGACGACAATTCTTGTTGTCACCGAAAAAGGTTTCGGTAAAAGAAGTGAACTTAATGATTACAGAGTCACCCATAGGGGTGGGAAAGGGATAATAACTGTAAAGGTTAATGACAAAACCGGGGACATGGTGGCTATAAAAGAGGTCCTTGACAATGATGATGTAATGATTGTGACGACAAAAGGTTACCTTATAAGGCAACACATTAAAGATATAAAGATAATGAGTAGACAAGCACAAGGTGTGAAACTTATAAAATTAAACCACGGTGACACGATCGCATCGGTTGCGAGTGTCATAAGCGAGGATGAGGAGGATTGA
- the secD gene encoding protein translocase subunit SecD yields the protein MKKNRWKIILILISIAGTLWYLYPTYKDINYQKKLSQLRGEDSLKFVQENLDDIQKVRQKRIKLGLDLQGGMYVSLEVDIVKMLDNLAKNKDETFRQILAEVKKEALTSQEPVTSILLRKFQERGIRLSRYYGDIRQSDAEIISELEEQAEDAIDRALEVIRNRVDKYGVAEPSIQKQGNNRIVVELPGVKNREEVRQLLQSTAVLEFKLLKPADIAIKVMQSIDNYLAGKGVADTVDTTNVVTQKQDTTKTIAEELGADTSAGLSEFEKFKKEHPFFAYVRVDEGTGIGFVMARDKKMVDFILSRPDVKNLIPPDFEFVWSAKPFTAQDGNQYYNLLAVKKDPEITGKVITEARATIDPDNNSPIVIMRMNSEGAREWARITGANINKHIAIILDGTAYSWPVVRTKIVGGSSQIEGLDSPEEARLLEVVLKAGALPAPLEIIEERNVGPSLGEDSIQKGLKSAYLAFIIIALFMIVYYLTGGIVADLALVLNIAFILAVLAGFNATLTLPGIAGIILTIGVAVDANVLIYERIREELAIGRTLRSAIDEGYSKAFSAIFDSNVTTFLTALILYNFGSGPIQGFALTLMIGIIANLFSAVFITKVIYDIVADKYPTVVKFG from the coding sequence GTGAAGAAGAACAGATGGAAGATTATTTTGATTTTAATTTCAATTGCTGGGACGCTTTGGTATCTTTATCCAACCTATAAGGACATAAACTATCAGAAAAAATTATCCCAGTTGCGGGGAGAAGACAGCTTGAAATTTGTTCAGGAGAATCTTGACGATATTCAAAAGGTGAGACAAAAAAGGATAAAACTTGGTCTTGACCTTCAGGGTGGCATGTATGTCTCCCTTGAAGTTGATATAGTTAAAATGCTTGACAATCTCGCCAAGAACAAGGATGAAACATTTAGGCAAATACTCGCTGAGGTTAAAAAGGAAGCTTTGACCTCGCAGGAACCAGTGACATCAATTTTATTAAGAAAGTTTCAAGAAAGGGGAATAAGGTTAAGCAGATATTACGGGGACATAAGGCAAAGTGATGCGGAGATAATATCTGAACTTGAAGAACAAGCTGAGGACGCAATTGATAGAGCACTTGAAGTAATAAGAAACAGGGTTGATAAATACGGCGTAGCTGAACCGTCAATTCAAAAACAGGGTAACAACAGAATCGTTGTTGAGCTCCCGGGCGTAAAAAATCGCGAAGAGGTAAGACAGCTTTTGCAAAGCACCGCTGTTCTTGAATTCAAACTTTTAAAACCAGCTGACATCGCTATTAAGGTGATGCAATCAATTGACAATTATCTCGCTGGCAAAGGTGTTGCGGATACAGTTGACACAACTAATGTTGTAACACAAAAGCAGGACACGACTAAGACAATAGCTGAGGAGCTTGGAGCTGATACAAGCGCTGGTTTAAGCGAGTTTGAAAAATTCAAAAAGGAACATCCATTTTTCGCATATGTCAGGGTTGATGAAGGGACCGGGATTGGATTTGTGATGGCAAGGGATAAAAAGATGGTTGATTTTATTTTATCCCGTCCAGATGTTAAAAATTTAATCCCGCCTGATTTTGAATTCGTTTGGTCAGCGAAACCATTCACAGCCCAGGATGGAAATCAATACTATAATCTCCTCGCTGTAAAGAAAGATCCCGAGATAACAGGAAAAGTTATAACAGAAGCAAGAGCTACGATTGATCCCGACAACAATTCTCCAATTGTGATAATGAGGATGAACAGTGAAGGGGCTCGCGAATGGGCTAGAATTACTGGGGCGAATATAAACAAACACATAGCCATAATCCTTGATGGGACCGCATATTCATGGCCTGTGGTCAGAACCAAAATCGTAGGTGGGAGCTCACAAATTGAAGGGCTTGATTCACCTGAAGAAGCACGACTTCTTGAAGTCGTCCTTAAAGCTGGAGCTTTGCCCGCACCACTTGAAATAATTGAAGAGAGAAACGTCGGACCATCCCTTGGTGAGGATTCAATTCAAAAGGGTCTAAAGTCAGCCTACCTTGCGTTTATCATTATAGCGCTGTTTATGATCGTATATTATTTAACTGGCGGAATTGTTGCAGACCTTGCGCTTGTCTTAAACATTGCCTTCATACTTGCTGTCCTTGCTGGATTTAACGCGACTTTGACGCTTCCAGGAATTGCCGGAATAATCCTAACGATAGGAGTTGCGGTTGATGCAAATGTCTTGATCTACGAAAGAATCCGAGAGGAGCTTGCCATAGGTAGAACTCTTAGATCAGCAATTGATGAGGGATATTCAAAAGCATTTAGTGCAATTTTTGACTCAAATGTGACCACCTTCTTAACAGCGCTTATACTTTACAACTTTGGTTCAGGACCTATCCAAGGGTTTGCTTTGACATTGATGATTGGAATTATCGCAAACCTTTTCAGCGCCGTTTTTATAACGAAGGTTATTTACGATATTGTGGCAGATAAATATCCAACCGTGGTAAAATTCGGTTAA
- the secF gene encoding protein translocase subunit SecF, which translates to MRFIGKTNIKFIEKRKIWYLVSLIVILVGLISIIFRGIPLGIDFLGGTEVIVRFEKPVAIGDVRSAIAQVGLAKSEIKIYGTHNEILIRTSEQAEGTKMGEMILSALQSNFPDNKITILNEEKVGPRIGAELRRKAFYTVLFSLIAMLIYIGLRFKPIYGLGAVAALFHDVLVTLGFCSIFSTVSYLNIEMNQSLLAAFLTLVGLSVNDTVVVFDRIRENLKLHKALDFISIVNKSINETLSRTIITSGTVIVVLLILLFVGSEVTRGFAFALTIGMITGTYSSIYIASAIVVDFTLARQRKAEKEKLLKKQPVSAK; encoded by the coding sequence ATGAGATTTATAGGGAAAACAAACATAAAGTTCATTGAGAAAAGAAAAATTTGGTATTTAGTTTCACTAATTGTTATACTTGTTGGCTTAATCTCTATAATTTTTCGGGGAATTCCACTTGGGATTGATTTCCTTGGCGGGACTGAGGTCATAGTTCGCTTTGAAAAACCGGTAGCAATTGGAGATGTGCGAAGCGCAATTGCACAAGTAGGACTTGCTAAAAGTGAAATAAAAATCTATGGAACGCATAACGAGATACTCATCCGAACATCTGAGCAAGCCGAAGGTACAAAAATGGGCGAGATGATTTTATCAGCCCTACAATCAAATTTCCCGGACAATAAGATAACAATTTTGAATGAGGAAAAAGTTGGACCAAGGATTGGGGCAGAACTTAGAAGAAAAGCTTTTTATACAGTCTTGTTCTCATTGATAGCAATGCTTATTTACATTGGGTTGAGGTTCAAGCCGATTTATGGACTTGGTGCTGTTGCAGCTTTGTTTCACGATGTTCTCGTAACGCTTGGCTTTTGCTCAATTTTCAGCACTGTTTCATACCTCAACATTGAGATGAATCAATCGCTCCTTGCTGCTTTTTTGACACTTGTCGGTCTATCGGTCAACGACACAGTTGTCGTCTTTGACAGGATAAGGGAAAACCTCAAGCTCCACAAGGCGCTTGATTTTATATCCATCGTGAACAAAAGCATAAATGAGACATTGAGCAGGACGATCATCACATCTGGAACTGTAATAGTTGTGCTTTTAATTTTGCTCTTTGTTGGGAGTGAGGTCACCCGCGGTTTTGCATTCGCGTTGACAATCGGTATGATAACCGGAACATATTCGTCAATTTACATCGCAAGCGCAATAGTAGTTGACTTCACTTTGGCAAGGCAAAGGAAAGCAGAAAAAGAGAAACTTCTAAAGAAACAACCCGTATCAGCTAAATAA